The nucleotide sequence CGCCGCTTCGGTGGCGGGGATGACGGTCATGGGGCTGGCAGTCCTCGCGCTGGCTTTTACACAGACAGCGGTGCAAATGTACGTCCTGGCCGTGTGTATGGGCCTGGGCAACGCCTTTTGCAACATGGGCATCGGTGTGATTTTTCAGAAAAGAGTGGCCCCCGAATACTTCGGGCGGGTGGGGAGTCTGCTGGGCATGGTCGGTATGGCAGGCATGCCGCTGACGCTGCTGGCCCTCACGCCGTTCGCTGACCGCCTCAGCATCAACAGCATTTTCGCCGTGTGCGGCATTGTGACGGTGCTGGGTGCTCTGGCCTGGGTGGGGATTTTGCGGCGCGATGCAGAAACCGGAGAGGTGAGTGCATGAGCAGCTTGATTTTCACTGTAGGGACTGCTCACCTGAGCCGGAGCGTCTTGGAAGCGCAAAAGTGTAAGCGTCGCCGCCTCGATTTGAATATCATCGGCGTTCTGACCATCGCTGACGACGTGACTCCCAGCCTGATAGAGGAGGCAGTGGGGCGGGCTTCCGTGCGCGGGAGTGTGCGGGGGCCAGACGCGGCAGTCAAAGCACTCAAAGCCAGAATGCGCTGACTAGTGGATGACCAAGGGCATGATTGAGGCTATTCGACTTGCTTGTAGTGACGCGCCATTTTGCCTCTTGCTGCCTGGGTCGTGAATTCCCAATTCACTTTGACTGCCCTGGCGTTTCTGTGCCGCTCCCAGGCGGCAACTTCCGTCTCAAGTGCTTCTTTCGCCGCTATACGGCGATCCAGACACTGACGTTGCAGAGCGGCCCATTCCATCTCGGCCATATTCAGCCAGGACGCGTGTTTTGGCGTATAGATCCACTCGAACCGCTTTCTCAAGCGGTTCGCTTCTTCTGCGGGCAATGTGTCGTAGAGCGCTGCTGGTGAATGGGTCGAAAGCTGGTCCTGGATCAGCCGGATTTTCTTCGCCTCTGGGTAGCGTCGATCCAATGCTTGCAAACGAGCTGCGTATTCCTGTGACGTTCGCCGCTCAGTCACCGTCACACTGCGCTGCCCCGTCAGCGGCTCAAATTCGATAAAGAGATTAACTGTCCCACAGCGCTTGTACTCGTGATCGACCCGTGCCGGGTATCCCGGCACGGGTGGGAGCGGCTCACGAACATGATCGAGAAGCTGGACAGATTTTTCATCGAGGCAGACCACTGGATATTCAGGGTCATAGGGCAAAGCGTACGTATCCAGCACTTCCTCCATACGCCAGACAAAGTCTGCCCCTACTTTGGAGACGCACCAGCTCTCGACCTGCCAGGGTTTGAGTGCGTTTTTTTAAGCGTTTTTCGGACGGTCTCATCAGAAATACTGTCTACGACGCCTAAAGCGACAAGACGATCAGCGAGAAGCTGCATCGTCCACTTCGCGTACCCCTCTGGCGCATCCGAGCAGGTTTCTGCGATCAGGATCGCCGTGGCTTTCGGATCAAGTTTTGGGGGCTGCTTGGGGCGCGGTTTTTCGTAAAGAGCAGCAGCTACCCCGTCAGTCGCATATTTTCTGCGGATTTGACCGATCATTCCTTTGCTGACGGCCAGCCGTTCAGCGATCACCTTGTCATGCAGCTGTTCATCTGCCAGGAGAAGGACACGTGCGCGAGTCATGACTCGCGCACTGATCATTCCCTTCTTCGTCATATCGATGAGCTTCTGACGCTCAGCTTCAGGAAGGTTGACGACGAATCGCTTTTGGCGTCCCATGCAGCATTATAAGCCTTCTCATGCCCTTGGTCATCCACTAGCTGTTCAGCCTGCCCTCCGAGAGCAGAAGCCCCAGCAGGTAATCTTTCCCTTCCTCCGCCGGGCCTACGCTCGCTTTAGAAAGCCACCCCGCCAGCTCC is from Deinococcus wulumuqiensis R12 and encodes:
- a CDS encoding IS630 family transposase (programmed frameshift) gives rise to the protein MGRQKRFVVNLPEAERQKLIDMTKKGMISARVMTRARVLLLADEQLHDKVIAERLAVSKGMIGQIRRKYATDGVAAALYEKPRPKQPPKLDPKATAILIAETCSDAPEGYAKWTMQLLADRLVALGVVDSISDETVRKTLKKNALKPWQVESWCVSKVGADFVWRMEEVLDTYALPYDPEYPVVCLDEKSVQLLDHVREPLPPVPGYPARVDHEYKRCGTVNLFIEFEPLTGQRSVTVTERRTSQEYAARLQALDRRYPEAKKIRLIQDQLSTHSPAALYDTLPAEEANRLRKRFEWIYTPKHASWLNMAEMEWAALQRQCLDRRIAAKEALETEVAAWERHRNARAVKVNWEFTTQAARGKMARHYKQVE